A DNA window from Helianthus annuus cultivar XRQ/B chromosome 15, HanXRQr2.0-SUNRISE, whole genome shotgun sequence contains the following coding sequences:
- the LOC110878197 gene encoding 30S ribosomal protein S5, chloroplastic: protein MASSLTSSLSSTFSTLSLRRFSLLPTHHHPTSLSLSKPLNFPSIKTQATDIDTTFFDNVDPDEITTFDPPEKPDDFVAPPSFDEGPQETEEQIARAYEELYGPAYSGESVLGNDVYVMDSKVKKTSAFGKVKKDKVRDGFEERVVQVRRVTKVVKGGKQLHFRAVVVVGDKKGQVGVGVGKAKEVVAAVQKSATNARRNIITVPMTKYLTFPHRSDGDYGAAKVMLRPASPGTGVIAGGAVRIVLEMAGVENALGKQLGSNNALNNARATVVAVQQMRQFSEVSRDRGIPMEELWK from the exons ATGGCTTCCTCTCTCACTTCCTCTCTCTCCTCCACCTTCTCCACCCTCTCTCTCCGCCGCTTCTCTCTCCTCCCCACCCACCATCACCCcacctctctctccctctcaaaaCCCCTCAATTTCCCCTCAATCAAAACCCAAGCAACCGACATTGACACCACATTCTTCGACAACGTTGACCCAGATGAAATCACCACCTTTGACCCGCCGGAAAAGCCCGACGACTTCGTTGCTCCGCCGTCGTTCGACGAGGGCCCGCAGGAGACTGAAGAACAGATCGCTAGAGCGTATGAGGAGCTTTACGGACCCGCGTATAGTGGTGAAAGTGTGTTGGGGAATGATGTTTATGTGATGGATTCGAAGGTTAAGAAGACGAGTGCATTTGGGAAAGTGAAGAAAGATAAAGTTAGAGATGGGTTTGAAGAGAGAGTTGTTCAG GTAAGAAGGGTGACAAAGGTGGTGAAAGGTGGTAAGCAATTGCATTTTAGGGCAGTAGTGGTGGTTGGTGACAAGAAAGGGCAAGTTGGTGTCGGAGTGGGTAAAGCTAAAGAGGTGGTTGCCGCCGTTCAGAAATCTGCCACCAATGCACGCAGGAATATAATCACTGTTCCTATGACCAAATACTTGACCTTTCCTCACAG GTCCGATGGAGACTATGGTGCAGCCAAGGTGATGCTAAGACCAGCATCTCCAGGTACGGGTGTGATTGCAGGTGGTGCGGTTAGAATCGTGTTAGAAATGGCGGGTGTTGAAAATGCTTTGGGGAAACAACTCGGAAGCAACAATGCCCTTAACAATGCTAGAGCAACTGTCGTGGCGGTTCAACAAATGAGACAGTTTAGTGAAGTTTCTCGTGATCGTGGGATCCCGATGGAAGAACTCTGGAAATGA